In Acidobacteriota bacterium, a single window of DNA contains:
- a CDS encoding thiamine pyrophosphate-binding protein encodes MGETTVWHRVAGLEELPEGRVMTVTVGHLSLALTHHEGQYGALDNACPHQGGPLGEGSIEGGYLRCPWHGWDFCPLSGKPPGGYDDGVQTYPTEVREDGVYVGVPEEEPRERTVSDVMVETMVAWGVTHVFGMVGHSNLGLADALRVQEEAGKLTFIGIRHEGAAAFAASGFAKLTGRPAACLAIAGPGATNLLTGLWDAKVDRAPVLALTGQVNTQVLGPGAFQELPLAAAFDAVTGWSQTVLHTSRHAELVNLALKHAVQHREVAHLIFPDEVQELPAEKIQASGPEGRLTDLRIRPPEESLAAALERLRGAERPVIVVGYGARESMDAIISLASRLHCPVITTFKGKGQISDHHELGCGVLGRSGTPIASWFMNECDLLLVFGASFSNHTGITPKKPAIQVDFDPWQLGRVQKVTVPVLGEIGVTAQLMLEQLGEDLAAVDQRPEIAERWQLWRQEKASREADDRGRGVSSASLFAAKNRQIPANAVIAVDVGNNTYSFGRYFECREQSVLMSGYLGSIGFGYPAAMGAWAAAPDRPIVALTGDGGFGQYLAELTTAVKYSMKITHVLLNNGELGKISKEQRAGQLDVWQTALHNPNFAQFAENCGALGIRVTRAAELDEALERALAHDGPALVEVMADVGLI; translated from the coding sequence ATGGGCGAGACGACCGTATGGCATCGGGTGGCGGGGTTGGAGGAGCTTCCGGAGGGGCGGGTGATGACGGTGACGGTGGGGCATTTGAGCCTGGCCTTGACCCATCACGAAGGCCAGTATGGGGCGCTGGACAATGCCTGCCCGCACCAGGGCGGGCCCTTGGGGGAGGGCTCCATCGAAGGGGGGTACCTGCGCTGCCCGTGGCACGGGTGGGATTTTTGCCCGCTGTCGGGCAAGCCACCGGGAGGCTATGACGACGGGGTCCAAACTTACCCCACCGAGGTGCGGGAGGACGGCGTCTACGTGGGGGTGCCGGAGGAGGAGCCGCGGGAGCGGACGGTGTCGGATGTGATGGTGGAGACCATGGTGGCGTGGGGGGTGACTCATGTCTTCGGCATGGTGGGGCATTCCAACCTGGGGCTGGCGGACGCGTTGCGGGTGCAGGAGGAGGCGGGAAAGCTGACCTTCATCGGCATCCGCCACGAGGGCGCCGCCGCCTTCGCCGCCAGCGGCTTCGCCAAGCTCACCGGGCGGCCGGCGGCGTGTTTGGCTATCGCCGGGCCCGGGGCCACCAACCTCTTGACCGGGCTGTGGGACGCCAAGGTGGACCGGGCACCGGTGCTGGCGCTGACCGGGCAGGTGAACACCCAGGTGTTGGGGCCCGGGGCGTTCCAGGAGCTTCCCCTGGCCGCCGCCTTCGACGCCGTCACCGGCTGGAGCCAGACAGTGCTCCACACCAGTCGCCACGCGGAGTTGGTCAACCTGGCCTTGAAGCACGCGGTGCAGCACCGGGAGGTGGCGCACCTGATCTTTCCGGACGAGGTCCAGGAGCTGCCCGCCGAGAAGATCCAGGCGTCGGGGCCGGAGGGGCGGCTGACGGATCTCCGGATCCGGCCGCCGGAGGAGAGCCTGGCGGCGGCGCTGGAGCGGCTGCGGGGGGCGGAGCGGCCGGTGATCGTGGTGGGCTACGGCGCCCGGGAGAGCATGGACGCCATCATCTCCCTGGCGAGCCGGCTGCATTGCCCGGTGATCACCACCTTCAAGGGCAAGGGGCAGATCTCCGACCACCACGAGCTGGGCTGCGGCGTGCTGGGCAGGAGCGGCACGCCCATTGCTAGCTGGTTCATGAACGAATGCGATCTGCTACTGGTCTTCGGCGCGTCGTTCTCCAACCACACGGGGATCACCCCCAAGAAGCCGGCGATCCAGGTGGACTTCGACCCGTGGCAGCTGGGGCGGGTGCAGAAGGTCACGGTGCCGGTGTTGGGGGAGATTGGCGTGACGGCGCAGCTGATGCTGGAGCAGCTGGGGGAAGACCTCGCCGCCGTCGACCAGCGGCCGGAGATCGCCGAGCGCTGGCAGCTGTGGCGCCAGGAGAAGGCGAGCCGCGAGGCGGACGACCGCGGCCGGGGCGTCAGCTCCGCTTCCCTCTTCGCCGCCAAGAACCGCCAGATCCCGGCCAACGCGGTGATCGCCGTGGACGTGGGCAACAACACCTACTCCTTCGGCCGCTACTTCGAATGCCGCGAGCAGAGCGTGCTGATGTCCGGCTATCTCGGCTCCATCGGCTTTGGCTACCCGGCGGCCATGGGGGCCTGGGCGGCGGCGCCGGATCGCCCCATCGTGGCCCTCACCGGCGACGGCGGCTTCGGCCAGTACCTGGCGGAGCTGACCACGGCGGTGAAATACAGCATGAAGATCACCCACGTGCTGCTCAACAACGGCGAGCTGGGAAAGATCTCCAAGGAGCAAAGGGCAGGCCAGCTGGACGTCTGGCAGACGGCGCTGCATAACCCCAACTTCGCCCAATTCGCCGAGAACTGCGGCGCCCTGGGCATCCGCGTCACCCGCGCCGCCGAGCTCGACGAGGCGCT